In Mesoplodon densirostris isolate mMesDen1 chromosome 5, mMesDen1 primary haplotype, whole genome shotgun sequence, a single window of DNA contains:
- the LOC132491020 gene encoding SWI/SNF-related matrix-associated actin-dependent regulator of chromatin subfamily D member 1-like: MAARAGFQSVAQSGGAGASGGWGAVAAMGPGGTLGPLGPLVRMGPAPGQGLYRSPMPGVAYLRPGMLPGSRMTPQGPSMGPPGYGGNPSVRPGLAKSVMDQSRKRPAPQQIQQVQQQAVQNRNHNAKKKKMADKILPQRIRELVPESQAYMDLLAFERKLDQSIMRKRLDIQEAVKHPIKQKRKLRIFISNTFNPAKSDGGGTGASWELRIEGRLLKDSALSKYATKQKRKFSSFFKSLVIELDKDLYGPDNHLVEWHRTATTQETDGFQVKRPGDVNIRCTILLMLDYQPPQFKLDPRLARLLGIHTQTRPVIIKALWQYIKTHKLQDPHEREFVICDKYLQQIFESQRLKFSEIPQRLHALLMPPEPIIINYVISVDPNDQKKTACYDIDVEVDDTLKTQMNSFLLSTASQQEIATLDNKIHETIETINQLKTQRESMLSFARDPQGFINDWLQSQCRDLKTMTDVVGNPEEERRAEFYFQPWAQEAVCRYFYSKVQQRRQELEQARWF, encoded by the coding sequence ATGGCGGCCCGAGCGGGTTTTCAGTCTGTGGCTCAGAGCGGCGGCGCCGGAGCCTCAGGAGGGTGGGGCGCGGTAGCTGCCATGGGTCCGGGCGGGACTCTGGGGCCTCTGGGGCCTCTGGTGCGAATGGGCCCGGCGCCGGGTCAAGGGCTGTACCGCTCCCCAATGCCTGGAGTGGCCTATCTGAGACCAGGTATGCTACCAGGCAGCCGAATGACACCTCAGGGACCTTCCATGGGACCCCCTGGCTATGGGGGGAACCCTTCAGTCCGACCTGGCCTGGCCAAGTCAGTGATGGACCAGTCCCGCAAGAGACCTGCGCCTCAGCAGATCCAGCAGGTCCAGCAGCAGGCGGTCCAAAATCGGAACCacaatgcaaagaaaaagaagatggctGACAAAATTCTACCTCAAAGGATTCGTGAACTGGTACCAGAATCCCAGGCCTATATGGATCTCTTGGCTTTTGAAAGGAAACTGGACCAGAGTATCATGAGGAAACGGCTAGATATCCAGGAGGCCGTGAAACATCCCATCAAGCAAAAACGGAAGCTGcgaattttcatttctaacactTTCAATCCGGCTAAGTCAGATGGGGGAGGGACGGGGGCTTCCTGGGAGCTTCGGATAGAAGGACGGCTCCTGAAGGATTCAGCCTTGTCTAAATATGCCACCAAACAAAAGAGgaagttctcttctttttttaagtccTTGGTGATCGAACTGGACAAAGACCTGTATGGGCCAGATAACCATCTGGTGGAATGGCACAGGACCGCCACTACCCAGGAGACAGATGGCTTCCAGGTGAAGCGGCCAGGAGACGTGAATATACGGTGTACTATCCTGCTGATGCTGGATTACCAGCCTCCTCAGTTTAAATTAGACCCTCGTCTGGCTCGGCTGCTGGGCATCCACACCCAGACCCGTCCAGTGATCATTAAAGCACTGTGGCAATATATTAAGACACATAAGCTCCAGGACCCACATGAGCGGGAGTTTGTCATCTGTGACAAGTACCTCCAGCAGATCTTTGAGTCTCAACGTTTGAAGTTTTCAGAGATCCCCCAACGGCTCCACGCCTTGCTTATGCCACCAGAGCCCATCATCATTAATTATGTCATCAGTGTTGACCCGAATGATCAGAAAAAGACAGCTTGTTATGACATTGATGTGGAAGTGGATGATACCTTGAAGACCCAGATGAATTCTTTTCTGCTGTCTACTGCCAGCCAGCAGGAGATTGCTACTCTAGACAACAAGATCCATGAGACCATAGAAACTATCAATCAGCTGAAGACCCAGCGAGAGTCCATGCTGAGCTTCGCCAGAGACCCTCAGGGTTTCATCAATGACTGGCTTCAGTCCCAGTGCCGGGACCTCAAGACCATGACTGATGTGGTGGGTAACCCAGAGGAAGAGCGCCGAGCTGAGTTCTACTTCCAGCCTTGGGCACAGGAGGCCGTGTGCCGATACTTTTACTCCAAGGTGCAACAGAGACGACAAGAATTAGAGCAAGCCCGTTGGTTCTAG